A window from Anser cygnoides isolate HZ-2024a breed goose chromosome 1, Taihu_goose_T2T_genome, whole genome shotgun sequence encodes these proteins:
- the LOC106035938 gene encoding arf-GAP with dual PH domain-containing protein 1-like, with protein MAGGEKSMKALREVWRRAENSLCADCGKPDPDWASSTLGVFICLSCSGIHRNIPSISKVKSLKMDHWDDAQVQFLAKHGNAVTKATYEAHIPIYYYQPTYNDCQVLREQWIRAKYERKEFTEPGKQLPYTDGVKEGILWKRGRDNGQFLPRKFLLSEREGCLKYFTKQDSKEPKISVKIDVINATFQPAKIGNPNGLQITYLKDNKTRNIFVYHKSGKEVVDWFNAIRSVQFHYLKVAFPIASDNEIKSRLTRNFLKEGYMEKTGPKQKEAFKKRWFTLDHRRLMYFKDPLDAFAKGEVFVGSSENGYSVQKGLPAGTQGNFSWHYGLTIVTPDREYLFTCETETDQLDWIAAFTSVINQAMTPQEYAIEAYFKFKS; from the exons ATGGCTGGAGGTGAAAAGAGCATGAAGGCCCTGAGGGAGGtgtggagaagagcagaaaactCTTTGTGCGCAGACTGTGGGAAGCCAG ATCCTGACTGGGCATCCTCTACCTTGGGTGTCTTTATATGCCTCAGCTGCTCAGGAATTCACCGCAACATCCCTAGCATCAGCAAAGTCAAATCCTTGAAGATGGACCACTGGGATGATGCTCAGGTGCAG TTTCTGGCCAAGCATGGGAATGCTGTGACTAAAGCCACTTACGAAGCTCACATCCCTATTTACTATTACCAGCCAACCTACAATGACTGCCA AGTGCTGAGAGAACAGTGGATACGGGCCAAATATGAACGCAAAGAGTTCACTGAGCCAGGAAAACAGCTGCCGTATACCGATG GGGTGAAGGAAGGCATCCTCTGGAAGCGAGGCCGAGACAATGGACAGTTCCTACCCCGAAAGTTCCTCTTGTCTGAGAGAGAGGGATGCCTGAAGTATTTCACCAAGCAGGAT TCCAAAGAACCCAAAATCAGTGTCAAAATAGATGTCATCAATGCTACATTCCAACCAGCGAAGATTGGGAATCCCAACGGGCTGCAGATCACCTATCTCAAAGACAACAAGACTCGGAATATATTTGTGTACCACAAAAGTGGAAAG GAGGTAGTGGACTGGTTCAATGCCATTCGCTCTGTGCAGTTCCATTACCTGAAGGTAGCATTTCCCATAGCCAGTGATAATGAG ATTAAAAGCCGGCTGACGAGAAACTTCCTGAAGGAGGGATACATGGAGAAGACAGGTCCCAAG CAGAAAGAGGCTTTTAAGAAGCGCTGGTTCACGCTGGATCACCGCAGGCTCATGTACTTCAAGGACCCTTTG GATGCGTTTGCTAAGGGCGAGGTATTTGTGGGCAGCAGCGAGAACGGTTACAGTGTCCAAAAGGGATTGCCTGCAGGGACACAGGGCAACTTCTCTTGGCACTATGGCCTCACCATTGTCACCCCTGACCGGGAATACCTCTTCACCTGCGAGACAGAGACTGACCAGCTGGACTGGATCGCAGCCTTCACTAGTGTCATCAACCAGGCCATGACACCACAGGAATACGCAA TTGAAGCCTACTTCAAGTTTAAATCCTAG
- the NOL12 gene encoding nucleolar protein 12, whose translation MGRKKKKKGPGAAASRLVVTFDEERRREYLTGFHKRKVERRKVALEEIKKKLKEEQRKMKEERHKEYLKMLSEREEALEEFDELEHLVTSRTESVNIDHPNHIVTVTTISDLDLSGARQLGLTTPEGKNDGSGEENGEEVVNKPARTVPKKSRNPLLSEKISALTATLHMHSRKKSKGKRPQRGQGPHQKIKKPAMRRTTKTQRRRLTGKMGRDQD comes from the exons ATGGGCcgtaagaagaagaagaaggggcCCGGGGCAGCGGCTTCACGGCTGGTGGTGACTTTCGATGAGGAGAGGCGGAG GGAGTACCTGACCGGCTTCCACAAACGGAAGGTGGAGCGGAGGAAGGTGGCCCTGGAGGAGATCaagaagaagctgaaggaggagcagaggaagatgaaggaagag CGGCACAAGGAGTACCTGAAGATGCTGAGCGAGAGGGAGGAAGCGCTCG AAGAGTTTGATGAGCTGGAGCACTTGGTAACCTCACGGACAGAGTCAGTGAACATCGACCACCCAAACCACATTGTAACGGTGACCACCATCAGTGACCTGGACCTCTCAGGCGCACGCCAGCTGGGTCTGACCACCCCTGAG ggaaaaaatgatggtTCAGGAGAAGAGAATGGAGAAGAAGTGGTGAACAAGCCTGCAAGAACAGTGCCCAAGAAGTCCAGAAACCCCCTCCTGTCTGAAAA GATCTCTGCTCTTACCGCCACGCTGCACATGCACAGCCGGAAGAAGTCAAAAGGAAAGCGACCCCAACGCGGGCAAGGCCCACACCAGAAAATCAAGAAACCCGCCATGAGGCGAACCACCAAGACTCAGCGACGGAGACTGACAGGCAAAATGGGCCGTGACCAAGATTAA
- the LOC125180097 gene encoding TRIO and F-actin-binding protein-like codes for MSRSVDDVPCANFEANIFAKSLCQHCFRAAGAHQHANQEHAVEVAGRSAGTDAEPGGPWDAVRIVAPRCEVYVCVGRADGAARWHQGRARPPLSPGAEGEHGETGTEARGRAEASSALARDWEMTRLWDSSLGSGKRDAMSYGGRKDEVRAPQAERPRWGQPLPSGSWVRTEAPSFRKEICPLKADRGPASQKPEESRAKHRTGSCYFSLEHRNRDPPRAPSPPHPGRSSSLTPGIPAGRRLASSSRAGEPHGHPGSGGTEGRRGLERQEYTVLADLPKPKRLSHGDAADRCGSRTLSPGRVEVERIFGCERRKSETLEAFQALEEGRVERLDGRTPVPPSKGRLGRRQSSPSLPREGQRLSWHPDQRSRDPKEPRRSPSPARHPQRTGAPLRPVCPSPRAERDWRKPREPASHIRQLERGSSSSRSPSPTFRLGQRAGGDHEPSPALGERLEEPSGEGPSCLAGWERGQSAGEEELGGFPAPPEFWEGLG; via the exons ATGTCGCGTTCGGTGGATGACGTGCCCTGTGCCAATTTCGAGGCCAACATATTCGCGAAGAGCCTGTGCCAGCACTGTTTCCGCGCCGCAGGGGCTCACCAGCACGCTAACCAG GAGCATGCCGTGGAGGTGGCAGGGCGCAGCGCCGGCACCGACGCAGAGCCGGGTGGGCCCTGGGACGCCGTCCGCATCGTAGCACCCCGGTGCGAGGTGTACGTCTGCGTGGGCCGAGCCGACGGGGCGGCGCG CTGGCACCAGGGCAGGGCACGTCCCCCGCTCAGCCCCGGAGCCGAGGGCGAGCACGGAGAAACCGGCACCGAAGCCCGCGGCCGTGCCGAAGCCAGCTCTGCGCTCGCCAGG GACTGGGAAATGACCAGGCTGTGGGACAGCTCTTTGGGATCGGGCAAGCGGGACGCCATGAGCTACGGGGGCCGCAAGGACGAGGTGCGGGCGCCGCAGGCAGAGAGACCCAGGTGGGGTCAGCCCCTTCCCTCTGGATCCTGGGTGAGGACAGAGGCCCCGAGCTTTAGGAAAGAAATCTGCCCGCTGAAAGCAG aCCGAGGTCCCGCCAGCCAGAAGCCCGAGGAGAGCCGGGCGAAGCACCGCACAGGGAGCTGCTATTTCTCCCTGGAGCACCGAAATCGCGACCCTCCCCGGGCTCCTTCCCCACCTCATCCCGGCCGCAGCTCCTCTCTGACCCCCGGCATCCCAGCAGGCAGGCGCCTGGCATCCTCCTCCCGGGCTGGGGAGCCCCACGGGCACCCCGGCAGCGGGGGCACGGAGGGGAGGCGCGGGCTGGAGAGGCAGGAGTACACGGTGCTGGCGGACCTGCCCAAACCCAAGCGCCTCAGCCATGGGGACGCCGCCGACCGCTGCGGCTCCCGCACGCTCAGCCCTGGCCGGGTGGAGGTGGAGAGGATATTCGGCTGCGAGCGCAG GAAATCGGAGACGCTGGAGGCTTTCCAGGCCCTGGAGGAGGGCCGCGTGGAGCGGCTGGACGGGAGGACCCCGGTGCCACCCAGCAAAGGCCGGCTAGGTCGGAGGCagtccagccccagcctgcccagggag GGCCAGCGGCTCTCCTGGCACCCTGACCAGCGCAGCAGAGACCCCAAGGAACCCCGgcgctcccccagcccagctcggCACCCGCAGAGGACCGGGGCCCCCCTGCGCCCTGTGTGCCCATCTCCACGGGCGGAGAGGGACTGGAGGAAGCCAAGGGAGCCTGCGAGCCACATTCGGCAGCtggagaggggcagcagcagctcgcgctcccccagccccactttCAGGTtggggcagagggcagggggggACCACGAGCCCTCCCCAGCGCTCGGAGAAAGACTGGAGGAGCCAAGCGGAGAGGGGCCGAGCTGCCTGGCAGGCTGGGAGCGTGGGCAAAGTGCCGGAGAGGAAGAGCTGGGGGGATTCCCTGCACCCCCCGAGTTTTGGGAAGGGCTCGGATAG